One Candidatus Omnitrophota bacterium DNA segment encodes these proteins:
- a CDS encoding MiaB/RimO family radical SAM methylthiotransferase translates to MHSRTIKFFTLGCKANQYDTQSIREKFLSKGFSGTDKVRADYFLINTCTVTSSADQKSRNIIRKCIRSNPKAKVIVTGCLVEKDLKSLSDIRGIDLIIKKSFFPEGISSFNQHTRAFLKIQDGCSNFCSYCKVALVRGKERSKELNQVIDEAHKLAASGYKEIVLTGICLGAYGKDLSPKIDLVDVINALEKIKGLERIRLSSIEARDVSFGLINCFRNSSKLCRHLHIPIQSGDNRILKLMNRKYSREKYSNLIDRLKSNVPGISITTDCLIGFPGETEVNFKNSLDLIKMIMPLKVHIFPYSGRPGTQAVGFPGVVDPVTVKIRCERMKDAAKMSWLSFMRKFIGKKLSILIEGRTKDNPDFLEGLTDNYLQVRLPYKPDLKNKVVLVRIKRMIGDNFIGEYIDNP, encoded by the coding sequence ATGCATAGCCGAACCATTAAATTTTTTACTCTGGGATGTAAGGCTAACCAATATGATACTCAGAGCATCCGTGAAAAGTTTTTAAGTAAAGGTTTTTCTGGTACTGATAAAGTCCGGGCTGATTATTTTTTAATAAATACCTGTACAGTTACTTCAAGCGCTGACCAAAAATCCCGAAATATAATCCGTAAATGTATCCGTTCCAATCCAAAAGCAAAGGTAATTGTAACAGGCTGCCTTGTTGAAAAAGACCTTAAATCATTGAGCGATATCCGGGGAATTGATTTAATTATTAAAAAAAGTTTTTTTCCTGAAGGAATAAGCAGTTTTAATCAGCATACCCGGGCTTTTTTAAAAATCCAGGATGGTTGTAGTAATTTCTGCAGCTATTGCAAGGTAGCTTTAGTTCGGGGTAAAGAGCGCAGTAAAGAACTCAACCAAGTAATTGATGAGGCTCATAAACTGGCTGCCAGTGGATATAAAGAAATTGTCCTGACTGGTATCTGTTTGGGTGCTTATGGCAAGGATTTATCTCCAAAGATAGATCTTGTTGATGTTATTAACGCACTAGAAAAAATTAAGGGTTTAGAACGGATAAGGTTAAGCTCAATAGAGGCTAGGGATGTTTCTTTTGGGTTGATTAACTGTTTTAGAAACAGTAGCAAACTTTGTCGGCACCTGCATATTCCTATTCAAAGCGGAGATAATCGAATCCTTAAGCTTATGAATCGTAAATATTCTAGAGAGAAATATTCAAATCTTATTGATAGGCTGAAAAGTAATGTTCCTGGGATTTCCATTACTACTGATTGCTTAATAGGTTTTCCTGGCGAAACAGAAGTAAATTTTAAGAATTCACTCGATTTGATAAAGATGATCATGCCTTTAAAAGTGCATATATTTCCTTATTCCGGCAGGCCTGGAACTCAAGCGGTAGGATTTCCCGGGGTGGTTGATCCGGTAACGGTCAAGATTCGTTGTGAAAGGATGAAAGATGCTGCCAAAATGAGCTGGTTAAGTTTTATGCGTAAATTTATTGGTAAAAAATTATCTATTTTGATTGAAGGAAGAACTAAAGATAATCCTGATTTTTTGGAAGGTTTAACCGATAACTATTTACAGGTTAGGCTGCCATATAAGCCTGATTTGAAGAATAAGGTTGTTTTGGTTAGGATTAAGCGCATGATTGGAGATAATTTCATTGGTGAATATATTGACAATCCATAG
- a CDS encoding thioesterase family protein: MKKRIYYHHTDCGGVVYYANYLKFLEEARTEYFELKNTSIKQLADSGIMFVVARQEIDYKCPAKYGDELDIQTQVGAMTGVRIEFLHEIYNQDKKIIVKAKTILVCVDKTLKPQAIPEDLRKKLG, translated from the coding sequence ATGAAAAAGCGCATTTATTACCATCATACTGATTGCGGAGGAGTAGTTTATTACGCCAACTACCTTAAGTTTTTGGAGGAGGCGCGAACCGAATATTTTGAGTTAAAAAATACTTCAATCAAACAATTAGCTGATTCTGGGATAATGTTTGTGGTAGCACGCCAGGAAATTGATTATAAATGCCCTGCTAAATATGGGGATGAACTGGATATTCAAACTCAAGTAGGAGCTATGACTGGGGTGCGCATTGAGTTTTTACATGAAATCTATAATCAGGATAAAAAAATAATTGTTAAAGCTAAAACCATCCTTGTTTGTGTTGATAAAACCCTAAAACCGCAAGCCATTCCTGAAGACTTACGCAAAAAACTAGGATAA